One stretch of Streptomyces sp. 135 DNA includes these proteins:
- a CDS encoding CDP-alcohol phosphatidyltransferase family protein: MQKPSVAELRPVVHPPGVKDRRSGEHWAGRLYMREVSLRIDRHLVNTRVTPNQLTYVMTVAGALAAPALLVPGITGAVLGVLAVQLYLLLDCVDGEIARWKKQYSMAGVYLDRVAAYLCDAAVLVGFGLRAADLWGSGRIDWLWAFLGTLAALGAILIKAETDLVGVARHQTGKEPVKESASEPRSSGMALARKAAAALKFHRLILGVEASLLILVLAIVDQARGDLFFSRVGVAVLAGIAMLQTLLHLVSILVSSRLK, translated from the coding sequence ATGCAAAAGCCATCGGTAGCTGAGCTCCGCCCGGTCGTTCACCCCCCGGGGGTGAAGGACCGGCGCAGCGGCGAACACTGGGCCGGCCGGCTCTACATGCGCGAGGTCTCCCTGCGCATCGACCGGCACCTGGTGAACACGCGGGTCACGCCCAACCAGCTGACCTACGTGATGACCGTCGCCGGCGCCCTCGCCGCCCCTGCCCTGCTGGTGCCGGGGATCACGGGCGCCGTGCTCGGCGTGCTCGCGGTCCAGCTCTACCTGCTGCTCGACTGCGTGGACGGTGAGATCGCCCGCTGGAAGAAGCAGTACTCGATGGCGGGCGTCTACCTCGACCGGGTCGCCGCCTACCTGTGCGACGCCGCGGTCCTGGTCGGCTTCGGCCTGCGCGCCGCCGACCTGTGGGGCAGCGGCCGCATCGACTGGCTGTGGGCCTTCCTCGGCACCCTGGCCGCCCTCGGCGCGATCCTGATCAAGGCCGAGACCGACCTCGTCGGTGTCGCCCGCCACCAGACGGGCAAGGAGCCGGTCAAGGAGTCGGCGTCCGAGCCGCGCTCCTCCGGGATGGCGCTGGCCCGCAAGGCGGCCGCCGCGCTGAAGTTCCACCGGTTGATCCTCGGCGTCGAGGCGTCCCTGCTGATCCTGGTCCTCGCGATCGTGGACCAGGCCCGCGGCGACCTGTTCTTCTCGCGCGTCGGGGTCGCGGTCCTCGCGGGCATCGCGATGCTCCAGACCCTGCTCCACCTCGTGTCCATCCTCGTATCGAGCAGGTTGAAGTGA
- a CDS encoding glycosyltransferase, producing MGNRPQELRALLDSVAKQDGERVEVVVVGNGAPVPDVPEGVRTVELPENLGIPGGRNVGIEAFGPGGTDVDILLFLDDDGLLAHTDTAQLCREAFAADPELGIISFRIADPDTGVTQRRHVPRLRASDPMRSSRVTTFLGGANAVRTKVIAEVGPLPGEFFYAHEETDLAWRALNAGWMIDYRSDMVLLHPTTAPSRHAVYHRMVARNRVWLARRNLPALLVPVYLGVWLLLTLARRPSGPALKAWFGGFKEGWTTPCGPRTPMKWRTVWRLTRLGRPPVI from the coding sequence ATGGGCAACCGGCCGCAGGAGCTGCGCGCCCTCCTCGACTCGGTCGCCAAGCAGGACGGCGAGCGGGTCGAGGTGGTCGTGGTCGGCAACGGCGCCCCGGTGCCGGACGTCCCCGAAGGCGTCCGCACCGTCGAGCTCCCCGAGAACCTCGGCATCCCCGGCGGCCGCAACGTCGGCATCGAGGCCTTCGGCCCCGGCGGCACCGACGTCGACATCCTGCTCTTCCTGGACGACGACGGCCTGCTGGCCCACACGGACACGGCCCAGCTGTGCCGCGAGGCCTTCGCGGCCGACCCGGAGCTCGGCATCATCAGCTTCCGCATCGCGGACCCGGACACGGGCGTCACCCAGCGGCGCCACGTGCCGCGGCTGCGGGCCTCCGACCCGATGCGCTCCTCGCGCGTGACGACCTTCCTCGGCGGCGCCAACGCGGTGCGCACGAAGGTCATCGCCGAGGTCGGCCCGCTGCCCGGCGAGTTCTTCTACGCCCACGAGGAGACCGACCTCGCCTGGCGCGCGCTGAACGCCGGCTGGATGATCGACTACCGGTCCGACATGGTGCTCCTGCACCCGACGACCGCCCCCTCCCGGCACGCGGTCTACCACCGCATGGTGGCCCGCAACCGCGTCTGGCTGGCCCGCCGCAACCTCCCCGCCCTGCTGGTCCCGGTCTACCTGGGCGTCTGGCTGCTGCTCACCCTCGCCCGACGCCCCTCGGGCCCGGCCCTGAAGGCCTGGTTCGGCGGCTTCAAGGAGGGCTGGACGACGCCGTGCGGCCCGCGTACTCCCATGAAGTGGCGTACGGTGTGGCGGCTGACGCGACTGGGCCGACCTCCTGTCATCTGA
- a CDS encoding ABC transporter permease: MSETTHDGGVAVTASPSTPPPDDGLSRAELAAKYGLTVSGARPGLFEYVRQLWGRRHFILAFSQAKLTAQYSQAKLGQLWQVATPLLNALVYFLIFGLILEADRGFERDVYIPFLVTGVFVFTFTQSSVMAGVRSISGNLGLVRALHFPRASLPVSFSLQQLQQLLFSMIVLFVITIGFGHYPRLSWLLIIPVLALQFLFNTGLAMIMARLGSKTPDLAQLMPFVMRTWMYASGVMFSIPVMLEGKPAWIADVLQWNPAAIYMDLMRFALIDGYGNDYLPNHVWAVALGWAVLLAVGGFVYFWKAEERYGRG; encoded by the coding sequence GTGAGTGAGACAACGCATGACGGCGGAGTCGCGGTGACAGCATCCCCGTCGACACCGCCGCCCGATGACGGGCTCTCCCGCGCCGAACTCGCCGCCAAGTACGGTCTGACCGTCAGCGGCGCACGGCCCGGACTTTTCGAGTACGTCCGCCAGCTCTGGGGACGGCGCCACTTCATCCTCGCCTTCTCCCAGGCGAAGCTGACCGCGCAGTACAGCCAGGCGAAGCTCGGCCAGCTGTGGCAGGTCGCGACGCCGCTCCTGAACGCGCTCGTCTACTTCCTGATCTTCGGCCTGATCCTGGAGGCCGACCGGGGCTTCGAGCGCGACGTCTACATCCCGTTCCTCGTGACGGGCGTCTTCGTCTTCACCTTCACGCAGAGCTCGGTGATGGCGGGCGTCCGGTCGATCTCGGGCAACCTCGGCCTGGTGCGCGCGCTGCACTTCCCGCGCGCCTCGCTGCCGGTCTCGTTCTCCCTCCAGCAGCTCCAGCAGCTGCTGTTCTCGATGATCGTGCTGTTCGTCATCACGATCGGCTTCGGCCACTATCCCCGGCTGTCGTGGCTGCTGATCATCCCGGTCCTGGCGCTGCAGTTCCTCTTCAACACCGGCCTCGCGATGATCATGGCCAGGCTGGGCAGCAAGACCCCCGACCTCGCGCAGCTGATGCCGTTCGTGATGCGTACGTGGATGTACGCGTCCGGCGTGATGTTCTCCATCCCCGTCATGCTGGAGGGCAAGCCCGCCTGGATCGCGGACGTGCTCCAGTGGAACCCGGCGGCCATCTACATGGACCTGATGCGCTTCGCGCTCATCGACGGCTACGGCAACGACTACCTGCCCAACCACGTCTGGGCGGTCGCACTCGGCTGGGCCGTGCTGCTCGCCGTCGGCGGCTTCGTGTACTTCTGGAAGGCTGAGGAGCGGTACGGCCGTGGCTGA
- a CDS encoding ABC transporter ATP-binding protein, translated as MPTVIADELHIVYRVNGAKTGKGSATSALSRILRRGEERGVRKVHAVRGVSFTAYRGEAIGLIGSNGSGKSTLLRAIAGLLPAEQGKVYTDGQPSLLGVNAALMNDLTGERNVILGGLAMGMSREQIKERYQEIVDFSGINEKGDFITLPMRTYSSGMAARLRFSIAAAKDHDVLMIDEALATGDRKFQKRSEARIRELRKEAGTVFLVSHNNKSIRDTCDRVLWLERGELRMDGPTDEVIKEYEKFTGK; from the coding sequence ATCCCCACCGTCATCGCCGACGAGCTGCACATCGTCTACCGCGTCAACGGCGCGAAGACGGGCAAGGGCAGCGCCACCTCCGCGCTGAGCCGCATCCTCCGGCGCGGCGAGGAGCGCGGTGTGCGCAAGGTGCACGCCGTGCGCGGCGTCAGCTTCACCGCCTACCGCGGCGAGGCCATCGGCCTGATCGGTTCGAACGGCTCGGGCAAGTCCACCCTGCTGCGCGCCATCGCGGGCCTGCTCCCCGCCGAGCAGGGCAAGGTCTACACCGACGGCCAGCCCTCCCTGCTCGGTGTGAACGCGGCCCTGATGAACGACCTGACAGGTGAGCGCAACGTCATCCTCGGCGGACTCGCGATGGGCATGTCCCGCGAGCAGATCAAGGAGCGCTACCAGGAGATCGTCGACTTCTCCGGGATCAACGAGAAGGGCGACTTCATCACCCTGCCGATGCGGACCTACTCCTCCGGTATGGCGGCCCGCCTGCGGTTCTCCATCGCGGCGGCCAAGGACCACGACGTCCTGATGATCGACGAGGCCCTGGCCACCGGCGACCGCAAGTTCCAGAAGCGCTCCGAGGCCCGCATCCGGGAGCTGCGCAAGGAGGCCGGCACGGTCTTCCTCGTCAGCCACAACAACAAGTCCATCCGTGACACCTGCGACCGCGTGCTCTGGCTGGAGCGCGGCGAGCTGCGCATGGACGGCCCGACCGACGAGGTCATCAAGGAGTACGAGAAGTTCACGGGCAAGTAG
- the hpnC gene encoding squalene synthase HpnC, with product MATEDLRLRDASAVLDKAAHENFPVAPFFLPRAWREELMAVYGVVRLIDDIGDGDLAPAAGHARCLGVDPADARDPLRMLDAVEADLGTVFAGGVAGHPLVRALGPAAERGVLTPGPFLDLIAANRQDQHVSRYETYDDLVAYCALSANPIGRLVLAITGTETPERLRRSDAVCTGLQIVEHIQDVAEDLRRDRIYLPIEDMSLFHVSEADLAAPTAGASVRALVAYETERARGLLNEGTPLVGSVHGRLKLLLAGFVAGGRAAVQAISAAGHDVLPGPPKPTRPRLLREAGAVLRGEG from the coding sequence ATGGCTACGGAAGATCTCCGGCTCCGCGATGCGTCCGCCGTCCTCGACAAGGCCGCGCACGAGAACTTCCCCGTGGCCCCCTTCTTCCTGCCCCGTGCCTGGCGCGAGGAGCTCATGGCCGTCTACGGCGTCGTGCGGCTCATCGACGACATCGGCGACGGCGACCTCGCCCCCGCAGCCGGTCACGCCCGCTGCCTCGGTGTGGACCCGGCCGACGCCCGCGACCCGCTGCGGATGCTCGACGCCGTCGAGGCCGACCTGGGCACGGTCTTCGCGGGTGGCGTCGCGGGCCATCCGCTGGTGCGGGCGCTGGGACCGGCGGCCGAGCGCGGTGTCCTCACCCCCGGCCCCTTCCTCGACCTGATCGCGGCCAACCGCCAGGACCAGCACGTCTCCCGCTACGAGACGTACGACGACCTCGTGGCGTACTGCGCGCTCTCGGCGAACCCCATCGGCCGCCTGGTCCTCGCCATCACCGGCACCGAGACCCCCGAACGCCTCCGCCGCTCGGACGCCGTCTGCACCGGCCTCCAGATCGTCGAGCACATCCAGGACGTCGCCGAGGACCTGCGACGCGACCGCATCTACCTGCCCATCGAGGACATGTCGCTCTTCCACGTCAGCGAGGCCGACCTGGCCGCGCCCACAGCAGGCGCATCGGTGCGCGCACTGGTCGCATACGAAACGGAACGCGCCCGCGGCCTCCTGAATGAAGGCACCCCCCTGGTGGGTAGCGTCCACGGCAGGCTGAAGCTGCTGCTGGCCGGTTTCGTGGCAGGGGGGAGGGCGGCCGTCCAGGCGATCTCCGCCGCCGGACACGACGTACTTCCCGGTCCGCCCAAGCCCACCAGGCCCCGCCTGTTGCGCGAGGCGGGGGCGGTTCTGCGAGGAGAGGGGTGA